The sequence below is a genomic window from Rudanella lutea DSM 19387.
TTGTACCCTAAGCATGGTGCCGCCTTTGCCCCTGCTCAGTGGTTGCCCATTGAGCGTCAGCGTACCCTCCGTGCACCAGCCCGGCACCCTGAATTCGAGCGGAAAAGCCGCCTGTTTCGCCATGTCAATCGTAAACGCGACCGTTTCGCCGAACGGATAGGCGGTCTCCTGCGTGATGGTCACGGGCGCACCGGCCACGGCCGTTTTCAGCACCGACGGCGCGTACTCAACAGCGGCCAAACCACCGTTGGTACCGTACCAGAGGTGCGCGGCAAACTTGGTCCAGCCCTGATGCATGTTGGCCGTACAGCAAGTGTAGCCCGCATACGGCCCAAACACGTGGTTCATGCCCCGCGTAAAAGGCAACGAGAAATTATAAACACCCCGGGCAACCTCTACCTGATTGGCGGTCTGGTAATACTGCCGGCTGTTGTAGTCGTCGGTGGTTTGGGTAGGCAGCGCGTTGTAGGTCATGCGTTCGAGGGCATCCATGTAGGTCACGTCGCCCGCAATGGCAATAGCCTGTTCGAGCGAAAACATAGCCTCGACAATCGCGCAGAGTTCCACACCCTGCACCGGGTCATTACCGTGCAGGTCTTCATCACCCGAAAACATGCCGTGGGGTAATCCGTGCAGCAACATCAAGTCCGACCAGCCCGTTTTGAAGGCTTCCAACTGTTTAGCGTCGCGCTTGCCGTGGTACTCAATCACGGGTAGTTTGAGGCCCATACCCACGTTTACGGCATGGCGGTCCATCCATTGCTGGCCATTCTGCTGCGCTGCGGCCTGCATCACCCAGTTGCGCTCGCCAAAGTAACGGGTCCAGGGGGTTGTCTGGGTGCGGAGCTGCTCACCCAAATCGAGAAGAAACTTGTCGCCGGTTCGGTTGTAGAGCCAGTACACCAGCATCAGGTTGTCGCCCCCACGGGCCTGTGCCCATTCGGTCCACTTCACCAGCGGATTCTTGGCCAGATGCTCGTGCTGGTAGCGGAAATACCGGGTCATAAACGGAATCACGCGGGGGTCGGCGGTGGCGCTGTAGTATTGCTGCAACACCTTGAGCATAATCATTTTGGGCCACCAATCGTCGCCCTGTTCCCCCGACACCACGGGCTTGCCCGTTTCGAGTTCGTACTTGGTGGTGGGGCCGAAATAGCCACTCGGCCGCTGGTTGTCGAGGGTCCAGTTGATGTACTTCAGCACCTTAGCCTTCAGCGTGGGGTCATCGAGCAGGTACGCCAGTGGCACAGCCCCATCGAGCCAGTAGGGGGTCTCTTCCCAGCCATCGCCTTTGCCGCCGAGCCAGCCATTGTCATTCTTTATTTTGGGATAATACTCGTCCAGATGCCCCGTGCTGCCCTGATTCATGGTTTCGAGCTGGGTACGGAGCCAGCCCATCGGCCGGATAGAGCCCAGGGGTAGTTCGGTGTACGGGGTTGGGGCCAGCGGAGCCCGGTTGGCAACAGGCGTGGTTTGGGCCAACGCGGCCATGCTAACCAGAACACTCAGCGAAAAGGTTTGAAACAGGCGGAGTTGCATACAAGGTGATGGGGTTTGGTGGCTTTGGATAAACTCGGCAAAACACTTGCTACTTGGGCCAGTACTCGGCCATTTTCCGGCGCAGAAACGCCACACTTCGTTCGAGCTGGGCCATGCCTTCTACGCCGTCTTCAATGCTGATCCAGCCGTCGAAACCCACGCGTTTGAGTTCGGTAAAAATGGCATCGTAATCATTGAGCCCCTTACCAATTTCGCCGTGCCGCAACCGCCGGGCGTACCCCGCCGAGCCGCCTTCTTCCCGGCGCAAATCGTCAATGGTCCCTTCGATGAGATAGCGGTCGCTGGCGTGCATAGTCACCACCCGGCCCGACACCCGGTAGAGCAGTTCGAGCGGGTCTTCGCCCGCCAGATAGGTGTTGCTGGGGTCGTAATTAACCCCGAAGCCGGGGGCCTGAATCCGGTCGACGAGCTGGCAGAACACATCCATTTTCTGGGCAAACTCAGGATACTCCCAGAAATCGTCTTTGTAATGATTTTCGATGATGAGCGTGATGCCGCGCTCGCGGGCGTAGGGTAAGCAGGCTTCGATGCAGTCGGCGGCCAACTTCACCCCCTCGTCGAGGGTCAGTTCGGGTCGGCGCTGCCCCGACAGTACCCGGCAGTATGAGCCACCAAGGGCCGCCGTCATATCGATCCAGCGTTTTTGTTTCTCTATTTCACACTGCCGAAACCCGGCGTCGGGGTGCGTAAAATCGGGCGAGCAACACATCATCGGAATCACTTTGCCGTAGTCTTCCACCTGTCGACGAAAACCGGGCCAGGCTGCTTCGTCGGCCATTTCCAGAAAACCGGCGTACCACTCCAACCCGTCAATATCGAGCCGACAGGCCAGGTCAATCCACTCCGACAGGCGCATGGTGCCGTCTTTACAAAGTTGCTGCATGAAAGCTTTCGGGAAAGCAGCTAATTGAGGCATAAGGAAAAGATAATGAGTGAATTTGTGAATGAGTGAAAGAGTGTGTCGTGATCCGCCGTTGCATCGGCCCGTCACCCAACCACTCAATCTCCTACCATTCAGTGTTTCGGTGGATTGCGGCCAAGCAATGGGTACTGCTCCAGATCGACAACCTGACCGCTGATGGGGCCACTCTCGTCGGAGAGCCAGTACACGGCGGCCGCTGCGATTTCGGCGGGCCACAAAATCCGGCCCGAGGGCGCAAATACCGGCGCGATGGTTTCGTACCAATTGGCGGGTTGCCCCTGCTCCTGCTTGCGTTGGGCCTCTTTTTCGGTCAGCACCCAACCCGGATTGATCTGATTGACCCGCACACCAAACTCCCGAAACAGGGTATCACCGAGGTTGCGGGTGAGAGTCATCAGCGCGCCCTTCGACACACTGTAGGCCAACAGATTCGGCTCACCACTCCAGGCATTGACCGAACCGATGTTAAGCACACAGCCGCTGGTTTTGGTCAGGTGGGGCAAGGCCGCCTGCATGAGTGCGAAAGGGGCTAATGTATTCACATCGAGCACCCGCCGGAAAAAGGTCAGATCGGTGGTTTCGATGTTGGACGACACCACCATAGCCGCATTATTAACCACGGCATCGAGCCGCCCAAACGTTTGCAGGGTCAGCTCAACGAGTTTAGCGGGCGTTTCGGCCTCGGCCAGGTCGGCATGGGCAAACACGGCTTTTTCGGAACCAAGCTCCTGCACTAAGGCCTCTCCCCAATCGGGTTCCAACCCATGAATCAGCACGCGTGCGCCCTCGGCCACGCACCGCTGGGCAATGGCTTTGCCGATACCGGTGCAACTGCCCGTTACTAAGATTACTTTACCGGCTAACCGCATACGGGAGTACGTTTATGGTTTTGGGTTCCTAGTTTTTGGGTTGGTGTCAGATTCGCTATCTAAGTAGTCAGACAGAATTAAATGTAAAATGAATAGTGTAAAATGTATAATAAGATAGCTGATTGTCAGCAGGTAATACAATTGTTCATTATACATTTTACATTATTCATTCACTTAACACCCAACCCAAAAAGCCGTTCAAACAGGCTTCAATACACTTTTCACTACAGCACCGGTATGCATTTGCTCAAAGGCTTCGTGCCAGTCGGTCACCGACCAAACCCCACCGATTATGGGCCGCACGTCGAGCTGCCGGCCCGCAAGTAGAGCAATGACCCGCTCCCAGATCGGCCAATTATGGCTGAAACTACCTTGCAGGGTTACGTTTTTCTGCACCAGCGGATCGAGCGAAAAACCGAGTGGTTGTGGCCCCCACCCTACTTTGGTAATGTGGCCATTGGGCCGAACCAGTTGCAGGGCGGCTTGCAGGGTAGCACTCACCCCGGCTGCGTCGATCACCACATCGGCCCCGAGGCCGTCGCGCTGCCGGGTCCAGGCCGTGGCGTCGCCCACGATGGCTTCGCAGCCGTACTGCCGGGCAATATTAAGTCGGTGCCGGTCGGCTTCGAGACCCACCACGGCCACCTCGGCCCCGCACAGGCGAGCCATAGCCGCGCACAGAATCCCGATGGTGCCGGGTCCCAGCACCAGCACCCGGTCGCCGGGTTTGAGCCGGGTGTTTTCGACCACGGCATTGAAGGCCACACAGCAAGGTTCGGTGAGGCAGGCCTGCTCAAACGGGAGCGAATCGGGTACGCGGTGCAGACACCGGGCAGGCACACGTACATACCGGGTCATGGCCCCGTTGACTCCGTAGCCAAACCCTTTGCGGGTTGGGTCGAGGTTATACAGTCCCTGCCGCGACATGGGGTTGTTGGGGTCGATGATGGCGGCTGTTTCGCTCACCACCCGGTCGCCTTCCTGCCAGCCCACCACCCGCTTGCCCAGCTCGACGATATGACCGCCGAACTCGTGCCCCAGCACCACGGGGTAATTGACCGGCCAGCTATGGTCGGCCGTCCACTGATGGAGGTCGCTGCCGCAAACGCCCACAGCGGCTACTTCGAGCAATACATCGTCATCGCCAATGGTGGGGCAATCAAGTTCGCGGATTTCGACCGAACCGCGTTCGGGCGCGTAATTAACTACTGCTGCTGATTTCATGGATGGAGTAAGTTAAGCCTGACCAACCGCTACATCGCCGTAGGCGTGTATTTTTTCGCAAATGAGCCGGAGCGAGCTCTCCAGATCACCATCGGCCGTTTTGAAGGCGTCGGCGTCGATGGTAAGCGGAGCACCCAGCACCACGAGCGGGGCCCCGAACTCCGGGCAGCGGATGGCCTGTTCGAGGGTGAGCCCACCCACAGCCTGCACCGGCACCCGTACGGCCTGTACCACCTCGCGGAGTTGGTCGAGCGGGCTGGGCATTCGATGACCGGCGGCCGCAATACCGCGCCGTTCGTCGTAGCCGATGTGGTGAATCACGTAATCACAGCCGAGGTCTTCGAGCCATTTGGCCCCCTCCACCATGTCGGGGCACACCATATTGTCGCCCATGACCTTCACGCCGAAATCACGCCCGGCCTGCACCACGCACTTAATGGTTTCGGCATGGGCGCGGGCCATCACAACCACGTGGGTAGCCCCGGCTTTGGCCATCATTTCGGCTTCGAGATAGCCGCCATCCATCGTTTTAAGATCAGCCACGATAGGCACGCCCGGAAAGGCTTCGCGGAGTTTGCGAACGCCGTGCAGGCCCTCGGCCAGAATAAGCGGGGTACCTGCTTCGAGCCAGTCGACCCCGGCCCGCATAGCCAATGCGGCCGTTTCGAGAGCCTCGTCGATGTTGGTTAAGTCCAGTGAGATTTGAACAATGGGTTTCATTAGGTGGTGAAGCAGAATTAAATGTATAATGAACCGTGTACAATGTATAATGAACAGCACAAAATGCACAACGAAATAGCTGATTATCAGCAGGAAACACAATTATCTATTGTGCATTTTACATTTTTTATTCCCTTACGTCAATGAGTGATTGAATGACGCCAGAGTTAGTAGTACTGACGCTGGACGGATACGGGCTATTGGGGGCGGGGCATGGGGTACTTTCGGGAGGCCTCGTCGAGAATCAGCACCCAGTCCTGCCCGTAGCCACTACTGGGAGGGGTAAATTTCTGCGGCCCTTTGTTGGCAAACGTACCGGCCGGTTTGGTTTCGCCCTTGCGCGGGTCGTACCAGTTGGCTACCCACTCACCGCCCGACAGCTTACCCGCCTGCACCGTAAACGGCCGACCGGCTGCG
It includes:
- a CDS encoding beta-L-arabinofuranosidase domain-containing protein; this translates as MQLRLFQTFSLSVLVSMAALAQTTPVANRAPLAPTPYTELPLGSIRPMGWLRTQLETMNQGSTGHLDEYYPKIKNDNGWLGGKGDGWEETPYWLDGAVPLAYLLDDPTLKAKVLKYINWTLDNQRPSGYFGPTTKYELETGKPVVSGEQGDDWWPKMIMLKVLQQYYSATADPRVIPFMTRYFRYQHEHLAKNPLVKWTEWAQARGGDNLMLVYWLYNRTGDKFLLDLGEQLRTQTTPWTRYFGERNWVMQAAAQQNGQQWMDRHAVNVGMGLKLPVIEYHGKRDAKQLEAFKTGWSDLMLLHGLPHGMFSGDEDLHGNDPVQGVELCAIVEAMFSLEQAIAIAGDVTYMDALERMTYNALPTQTTDDYNSRQYYQTANQVEVARGVYNFSLPFTRGMNHVFGPYAGYTCCTANMHQGWTKFAAHLWYGTNGGLAAVEYAPSVLKTAVAGAPVTITQETAYPFGETVAFTIDMAKQAAFPLEFRVPGWCTEGTLTLNGQPLSRGKGGTMLRVQRSWKPGDRLMLTLPMRVTTSNWAKNSRAVERGPLVYALKIPADWTQKELKEEGTYYEIKPKADARWNVGLSLNVVKDPVANTTVTVRNAAPTGFVWNEANAPIEIRAKGREIPGWKLVNGVAHQPISTREGFYRGEVNPQEEEITLIPYGCTKLRVVAFPVVR
- a CDS encoding sugar phosphate isomerase/epimerase family protein; this encodes MPQLAAFPKAFMQQLCKDGTMRLSEWIDLACRLDIDGLEWYAGFLEMADEAAWPGFRRQVEDYGKVIPMMCCSPDFTHPDAGFRQCEIEKQKRWIDMTAALGGSYCRVLSGQRRPELTLDEGVKLAADCIEACLPYARERGITLIIENHYKDDFWEYPEFAQKMDVFCQLVDRIQAPGFGVNYDPSNTYLAGEDPLELLYRVSGRVVTMHASDRYLIEGTIDDLRREEGGSAGYARRLRHGEIGKGLNDYDAIFTELKRVGFDGWISIEDGVEGMAQLERSVAFLRRKMAEYWPK
- a CDS encoding SDR family NAD(P)-dependent oxidoreductase, translating into MRLAGKVILVTGSCTGIGKAIAQRCVAEGARVLIHGLEPDWGEALVQELGSEKAVFAHADLAEAETPAKLVELTLQTFGRLDAVVNNAAMVVSSNIETTDLTFFRRVLDVNTLAPFALMQAALPHLTKTSGCVLNIGSVNAWSGEPNLLAYSVSKGALMTLTRNLGDTLFREFGVRVNQINPGWVLTEKEAQRKQEQGQPANWYETIAPVFAPSGRILWPAEIAAAAVYWLSDESGPISGQVVDLEQYPLLGRNPPKH
- a CDS encoding zinc-binding dehydrogenase, producing the protein MKSAAVVNYAPERGSVEIRELDCPTIGDDDVLLEVAAVGVCGSDLHQWTADHSWPVNYPVVLGHEFGGHIVELGKRVVGWQEGDRVVSETAAIIDPNNPMSRQGLYNLDPTRKGFGYGVNGAMTRYVRVPARCLHRVPDSLPFEQACLTEPCCVAFNAVVENTRLKPGDRVLVLGPGTIGILCAAMARLCGAEVAVVGLEADRHRLNIARQYGCEAIVGDATAWTRQRDGLGADVVIDAAGVSATLQAALQLVRPNGHITKVGWGPQPLGFSLDPLVQKNVTLQGSFSHNWPIWERVIALLAGRQLDVRPIIGGVWSVTDWHEAFEQMHTGAVVKSVLKPV
- a CDS encoding orotidine 5'-phosphate decarboxylase / HUMPS family protein, coding for MKPIVQISLDLTNIDEALETAALAMRAGVDWLEAGTPLILAEGLHGVRKLREAFPGVPIVADLKTMDGGYLEAEMMAKAGATHVVVMARAHAETIKCVVQAGRDFGVKVMGDNMVCPDMVEGAKWLEDLGCDYVIHHIGYDERRGIAAAGHRMPSPLDQLREVVQAVRVPVQAVGGLTLEQAIRCPEFGAPLVVLGAPLTIDADAFKTADGDLESSLRLICEKIHAYGDVAVGQA